In Holophagales bacterium, one DNA window encodes the following:
- a CDS encoding ABC transporter ATP-binding protein gives MRRLLGYLRPYRRATAASVGLIVVSALLQLVGPLATATALDLFAAPPAAAAPHSGVSRAVAATLARLGLAPTPLQGITGAALVYLVALVGAFAVVYAQGYLMQVIGQKVMADLRAELFGHLQRLEVATFDRTPVGRLVTRVTTDVDALNELFTAGIVSVFGDLMLLAGIVVVLFWLDLRLALATFAVLPLLLLLTLWFKTRARESFREVRVKIARINAFLQEHVAGMSVVQLFSREARARADFQTINRDHRDANVRGIFYYAVYYPGIELLTAMGLALVLWVGGGEAVRGTLSVGALVAFLQYAQRFYQPLADLSEKYNVLQAAMASSERIFRLLDTAPAIAAPPEAHAPAQIAGSIAFDHVVFGYDPAEPVLKGMSFDVAAGEMVAVVGATGAGKSTLASLLLRFYDVQQGAVRLDGVDVRAWDLAALRRAVGVVLQDVFLFSGTVAGNLRLGDESIGAERLREAAAQAQALDFIERLPGGFDAVVRERGAGLSVGQKQLLAFARALAFDPRVLVLDEATASVDSETERLLQIALDRLLVGRTSLVIAHRLSTIQRADRILVLHKGELREHGTHQELLAQRGIYHRLYQLQYRKIA, from the coding sequence ATGCGCCGCCTGCTCGGCTACCTGCGGCCGTATCGCCGCGCCACGGCGGCGAGCGTCGGTCTCATCGTCGTCTCCGCCCTCCTGCAACTGGTCGGGCCGCTCGCCACGGCGACGGCGCTCGATCTCTTCGCCGCGCCGCCGGCGGCCGCCGCGCCGCACTCCGGGGTGAGCCGCGCCGTCGCCGCCACCCTCGCCCGGCTCGGGCTCGCGCCGACGCCCCTCCAGGGGATCACCGGAGCGGCGCTGGTCTACCTCGTGGCGCTCGTCGGGGCTTTCGCGGTGGTCTACGCCCAGGGCTATCTCATGCAGGTGATCGGCCAGAAGGTGATGGCGGACCTGCGGGCGGAGCTGTTCGGACACCTGCAACGCCTGGAGGTCGCCACCTTCGACCGCACGCCGGTGGGGCGCCTGGTCACCCGCGTGACCACCGACGTCGACGCGCTCAACGAGCTCTTCACCGCCGGCATCGTCTCGGTCTTCGGCGACCTGATGCTGCTCGCCGGCATCGTCGTCGTGCTCTTCTGGCTCGACCTGCGCCTGGCGCTCGCCACCTTCGCCGTGCTGCCGCTGCTGCTCCTGCTGACCCTCTGGTTCAAGACGCGGGCGCGCGAGAGCTTCCGCGAGGTGCGGGTGAAGATCGCGCGGATCAACGCTTTCCTCCAGGAGCACGTGGCGGGGATGTCGGTCGTCCAGCTCTTCTCGCGCGAGGCGCGGGCGCGCGCCGACTTCCAGACGATCAACCGCGACCACCGCGATGCCAACGTGCGCGGCATCTTCTACTACGCGGTCTACTACCCGGGCATCGAGTTGCTCACCGCCATGGGGCTCGCCCTGGTGCTCTGGGTCGGCGGCGGCGAGGCGGTGCGCGGCACCCTCTCGGTCGGCGCGCTCGTCGCTTTCCTGCAGTACGCCCAGCGCTTCTACCAGCCGCTCGCCGACCTCTCGGAGAAGTACAACGTGCTGCAAGCGGCGATGGCCTCGTCGGAGCGCATCTTCCGCCTGCTCGACACGGCGCCGGCGATCGCCGCCCCGCCGGAGGCGCACGCGCCGGCCCAGATCGCCGGGTCGATCGCCTTCGATCACGTGGTCTTCGGCTACGACCCCGCCGAACCGGTGCTCAAGGGGATGTCGTTCGACGTCGCCGCCGGCGAAATGGTGGCGGTCGTCGGCGCGACCGGAGCCGGCAAGTCGACGCTCGCGAGCCTCCTGCTGCGCTTCTACGACGTGCAGCAGGGGGCGGTCCGACTCGACGGCGTCGACGTGCGCGCGTGGGACCTCGCCGCGCTCCGCCGGGCGGTCGGCGTGGTGCTCCAGGACGTCTTCCTCTTCTCCGGCACTGTGGCGGGCAACCTGCGCCTCGGCGACGAGTCGATCGGCGCCGAGCGGTTGCGCGAGGCCGCCGCCCAGGCCCAGGCGCTCGACTTCATCGAGCGACTCCCGGGTGGCTTCGACGCGGTCGTCCGCGAGCGCGGCGCCGGCCTCTCGGTGGGCCAGAAGCAGCTCCTCGCCTTCGCCCGCGCGCTCGCCTTCGACCCGCGCGTCCTGGTGCTCGACGAGGCCACCGCCTCGGTCGACAGCGAGACCGAGCGGCTCCTGCAGATCGCCCTCGACCGCCTCCTCGTCGGCCGCACCAGCCTGGTCATCGCCCACCGCCTCTCCACCATCCAGCGCGCCGACCGCATCCTCGTCCTCCACAAGGGCGAGCTGCGCGAGCACGGCACCCACCAGGAGCTCCTCGCCCAGCGCGGCATCTACCACCGGCTGTATCAGTTGCAGTATCGGAAGATCGCGTAG
- a CDS encoding type IV pilus twitching motility protein PilT — translation MPPTLNALLKTMVEQGGSDLHITTNSPPQVRVDGVLKPLNLPPMTPVETKQMCYSILTDNQKHRLEEDLEIDFSFGIKGLARFRANVFHQRGAIAGAFRQIPYEIRSFRELGLPAVVEKICEKPRGLVLVTGPTGSGKSTTLAAMLDKVNRERHEHIVTIEDPVEYLHSHKKCLVNQRELHADTHSFANALRSALREDPDVVLIGEMRDFETVESALRIAETGHLTFATLHTNSAAQTINRIVDIFPAHQQSQIRVQLSFVLEGILCQSLLPRATGKGRALAMEILVPNAAIRNLIREDKVHQIYGMMQTGQGKYGMQTFNQSLAALYFRRQITLQTALARSSYPDELQEMIARGPAALGLAPQGEAPAPAATRS, via the coding sequence ATGCCTCCGACGTTGAATGCCTTACTGAAGACGATGGTCGAGCAGGGCGGTTCCGACCTGCACATCACCACCAACTCGCCTCCCCAGGTGAGAGTGGACGGCGTGCTCAAACCGCTCAACCTTCCCCCGATGACGCCGGTGGAAACCAAGCAGATGTGCTACTCGATCCTCACCGACAACCAGAAGCACCGGTTGGAGGAGGACCTCGAGATCGACTTCTCCTTCGGCATCAAGGGGTTGGCGCGCTTCCGCGCCAACGTCTTCCACCAGCGCGGCGCCATCGCCGGCGCCTTCCGCCAGATCCCCTACGAGATCCGCTCCTTCCGCGAGCTCGGCCTGCCGGCGGTGGTGGAGAAGATCTGCGAAAAGCCGCGCGGCCTGGTGCTGGTCACCGGACCGACCGGCTCGGGCAAGTCGACGACCCTCGCCGCCATGCTCGACAAGGTCAACCGCGAGCGGCACGAGCACATCGTCACCATCGAGGACCCGGTCGAGTACCTGCACAGCCACAAGAAGTGCCTGGTCAACCAGCGCGAGCTGCACGCCGACACCCACAGCTTCGCCAACGCCCTGCGCTCGGCGCTGCGCGAAGACCCGGACGTCGTGCTGATCGGCGAGATGCGCGACTTCGAGACGGTGGAGTCGGCCCTGCGCATCGCCGAGACCGGCCACCTCACCTTCGCGACGCTGCACACCAACTCGGCGGCGCAGACCATCAACCGCATCGTCGACATCTTCCCGGCCCACCAGCAGTCGCAGATCCGCGTCCAGCTCTCGTTCGTGCTCGAGGGGATCCTCTGCCAGTCGCTGCTGCCGCGCGCCACCGGCAAGGGGCGCGCGCTCGCCATGGAGATCCTGGTGCCCAACGCGGCGATCCGCAACCTGATCCGCGAAGACAAGGTGCACCAGATCTACGGCATGATGCAGACCGGGCAGGGCAAGTACGGCATGCAGACCTTCAACCAGTCGCTGGCGGCGCTCTACTTCCGGCGCCAGATCACGCTGCAGACCGCGCTGGCGCGCTCCTCCTACCCGGACGAGCTGCAGGAGATGATCGCGCGCGGGCCGGCGGCGCTCGGCCTCGCGCCGCAAGGCGAGGCCCCCGCACCGGCCGCGACCAGGAGCTGA
- a CDS encoding type II secretion system F family protein, which yields MPNFVWRGKTRAGALQEGVLLADTREAALAILRRQNIQVSAIREKGREVKLLPRFPQRIDSKRVAIFTRQFSVMLDAGLPLVQCLEILGEQEENRRFREAIQQVRSDVEQGSSLADAMRKHPAAFNNLYTNMIAAGEAGGILDIILQRLATYIEKVVKLNAQVKSALMYPVSLIVVACLVVAIILWKVIPVFAQLFAGLGSELPFLTRMVVGASNFLGRYFIFVIAGIVGIYFAVSKYHKTYAGARVIDGMLLKIPAIGMLLRKIAVARFCRTLATLTSSGVPILDGLEITAKTAGNAIIEDAVMAVRKSVEEGKTISGPLAETKVFPAMVVQMINVGEQTGALDQMLSKIADFYEEEVDTAVAGLMKLLEPLMIAFLGTVIGTIVAAMYLPMYAILQKIG from the coding sequence ATGCCCAATTTCGTCTGGAGAGGCAAGACCCGCGCCGGCGCCCTGCAGGAGGGCGTGCTGCTCGCCGACACGCGCGAGGCCGCGCTCGCCATCCTGCGGCGGCAGAACATCCAGGTCTCGGCGATCCGCGAGAAGGGGCGCGAGGTCAAGCTGCTGCCCCGCTTCCCGCAGCGCATCGACTCGAAGCGGGTCGCCATCTTCACGCGCCAGTTCTCGGTGATGCTCGACGCCGGCCTGCCGCTCGTGCAGTGCCTGGAGATCCTCGGCGAGCAGGAGGAGAACCGGCGCTTCCGCGAGGCGATCCAGCAGGTCCGCTCCGACGTCGAGCAGGGCTCCTCGCTCGCCGACGCGATGCGCAAGCACCCGGCGGCGTTCAACAACCTCTACACCAACATGATCGCCGCCGGCGAGGCGGGCGGTATCCTCGACATCATCCTGCAGCGCCTGGCGACCTACATCGAAAAGGTCGTCAAGCTCAACGCGCAGGTGAAGTCGGCGCTGATGTACCCGGTCTCGCTGATCGTCGTCGCCTGCCTGGTGGTGGCGATCATCCTCTGGAAGGTGATCCCGGTGTTCGCCCAGCTCTTCGCCGGCCTGGGCAGCGAGCTGCCGTTCCTCACCCGCATGGTCGTCGGGGCGAGCAACTTCCTCGGGCGCTACTTCATCTTCGTGATCGCCGGCATCGTCGGCATCTACTTCGCGGTGAGCAAGTACCACAAGACCTACGCCGGCGCCCGCGTCATCGACGGCATGCTGCTCAAGATCCCGGCGATCGGCATGCTGCTGCGCAAGATCGCCGTGGCGCGCTTCTGCCGCACCCTCGCCACCCTGACCTCCTCGGGCGTGCCGATTCTCGACGGCCTGGAGATCACCGCCAAGACCGCCGGCAACGCGATCATCGAAGACGCCGTCATGGCGGTGCGCAAGAGCGTGGAAGAGGGCAAGACGATCTCCGGACCGCTCGCCGAGACCAAGGTCTTCCCGGCGATGGTGGTGCAGATGATCAACGTCGGCGAACAGACCGGCGCCCTCGACCAGATGCTGTCGAAGATCGCCGACTTCTACGAGGAAGAGGTCGACACCGCGGTGGCCGGCCTGATGAAGCTCCTCGAACCGCTGATGATCGCCTTCCTCGGCACGGTGATCGGCACGATCGTCGCGGCGATGTACCTGCCGATGTACGCGATTCTGCAGAAGATCGGCTAG
- a CDS encoding PAS domain S-box protein: MSDLRPTPAPPPLARQLRWLIVVRLLVITSVAVPYFLLQLAAVPARPLTFDILFLLAGATYFASLVYAGLLRLLSRHLVLNAAIQFGGDLLLITGLVYAFGGITSPFSLLYLIDIAVAAAMLRQRTGIWVATAAYALYAGVLAALFNGWIPEVSHVVEGEERLWRLVYNLAVHLFGFYAVALLTSFLAQTVSRAERELAAQRDSFADLQIAHRDVVQSISSGLLTTDLGGSVTSVNRAGEEILGHPERDLVGRPVTTTGLFTPEGWLGAAARAGGRGRTRSETELVDGERRLPVGYSISRLTDAHGTQSGFLLVFQDLSDWQRLQQELRLKDRMAAAGELAAGLAHELGNPLAAISGSVQLLAADPATDPSRRKLLDIIARESLRLDRTIKGFLRFARPRERETRAFDVGALLAESFELLRNSTEAAGHELRLELEPRSATIAADPDQVSQIFWNLARNALRAMPGGGALTMRGELAADRYRIIVRDDGQGMSDDQRARIFQPFHSFFDGGTGLGMAIVYRIVQEHGGAVHVDTSPGHGTEIVVELPLTPRSTTLTAEQVTAS, from the coding sequence TTGTCCGACCTCCGGCCCACTCCCGCCCCGCCGCCGCTCGCGCGGCAGCTACGCTGGCTGATCGTCGTCCGCCTGCTGGTCATCACCAGCGTCGCGGTCCCCTACTTCCTGCTCCAGCTCGCCGCCGTCCCGGCGCGACCGCTGACCTTCGACATCCTCTTCCTGCTCGCCGGCGCCACCTACTTCGCCAGCCTCGTCTACGCCGGCCTGCTGCGCCTCCTCTCCCGGCACCTGGTGCTCAACGCCGCGATCCAGTTCGGCGGCGACCTGCTGCTCATCACCGGCCTGGTCTACGCCTTCGGCGGCATCACCAGCCCGTTTTCGCTGCTCTACCTGATCGACATCGCCGTCGCCGCGGCGATGCTGCGCCAGCGCACCGGGATCTGGGTCGCCACCGCCGCCTACGCTCTCTATGCCGGGGTCCTCGCGGCGCTGTTCAACGGCTGGATCCCCGAGGTGTCGCACGTCGTCGAGGGTGAGGAGCGCCTCTGGCGGCTGGTCTACAACCTCGCCGTCCACCTCTTCGGCTTCTACGCCGTGGCGCTGCTCACCTCGTTCCTCGCCCAGACGGTGAGTCGCGCCGAACGCGAGCTCGCCGCCCAGCGGGACAGCTTCGCCGACCTGCAGATCGCCCACCGCGACGTCGTCCAGTCGATCTCGAGCGGCCTGCTGACCACCGACCTCGGCGGATCGGTGACCAGCGTCAACCGGGCGGGCGAGGAGATCCTCGGGCATCCGGAACGCGATCTGGTCGGCCGCCCGGTGACCACGACCGGCCTCTTCACCCCGGAGGGCTGGCTCGGCGCCGCGGCACGAGCCGGCGGCCGGGGCCGCACCCGCTCCGAGACCGAGCTCGTCGACGGCGAGCGCCGCCTGCCGGTCGGCTACTCGATCAGCCGGCTCACCGACGCCCACGGCACGCAGAGCGGCTTCCTCCTCGTCTTCCAGGACCTGTCGGACTGGCAGCGCCTGCAACAGGAGCTGCGGCTCAAGGACCGCATGGCGGCCGCCGGCGAGCTCGCCGCCGGACTGGCCCACGAGCTCGGCAACCCGCTGGCCGCCATCTCCGGTTCGGTTCAGCTGCTGGCCGCCGATCCGGCCACCGACCCGAGCCGGCGCAAGCTGCTCGACATCATCGCCCGCGAGAGCCTGCGGCTCGACCGGACGATCAAGGGTTTTCTGCGCTTCGCCCGCCCCCGCGAACGCGAGACCCGCGCCTTCGACGTCGGCGCGCTGCTCGCCGAGAGCTTCGAGCTGCTGCGCAACTCCACCGAGGCCGCCGGCCACGAGCTGCGGCTCGAGCTCGAGCCGCGTTCGGCGACGATCGCCGCCGACCCGGACCAGGTCTCGCAGATCTTCTGGAACCTGGCGCGCAACGCCCTGCGCGCGATGCCGGGCGGAGGCGCGCTCACCATGCGCGGCGAGCTCGCCGCAGACCGCTACCGGATCATCGTGCGCGACGACGGCCAGGGGATGAGCGACGACCAGCGGGCCCGCATCTTCCAGCCGTTCCACTCCTTCTTCGACGGCGGCACCGGGCTCGGAATGGCGATCGTCTACCGGATCGTCCAGGAGCACGGCGGCGCGGTGCACGTCGACACCTCGCCCGGCCACGGCACCGAGATCGTCGTCGAGCTGCCGTTGACACCGCGATCGACCACCCTGACCGCCGAGCAGGTGACCGCCTCGTGA
- a CDS encoding sigma-54-dependent Fis family transcriptional regulator has product MSQPRILVVDDEASLAEFLSLLFVGQGYDVTTAGSLAEARSRLADRAPDLVLCDILMPDGNGLELLREIKTVDPRVSVVMMTAYTSTKSALDAMKAGAYDYVSKPFDVEELKLLVQKALEQTQLVDENAYLKGELARQYTFSNIIGRSRPMQNVFALIERVARTASTVLVSGESGTGKELIARAIHFASPRSGHRFLSLNCGALPENLLESELFGHERGSFTGAVREKKGLFQEAHRGTLFLDEIGEMSLPMQVKLLRALQERVVRKVGGTQEEPVDVRIIAATNQNLAEKLARGEFREDLYYRINVIPIALPPLRERREDVPLLVDFFLQKYCRQLALSPRRISQEAMRRLEAYAWPGNVRELENAMERALALSSAETITTEDLPQHILAPPRPEGPGTALPAEGLDLEAHLDRLRLELMRQALERTGGRQTQAAELLGMTFRSFRYFAKKGGLATGRPGSESADESA; this is encoded by the coding sequence GTGAGCCAGCCGCGCATCCTGGTCGTCGACGACGAGGCGAGTCTCGCCGAGTTCCTCAGCCTGCTCTTCGTCGGTCAGGGGTACGACGTGACCACCGCCGGCTCGCTCGCCGAGGCGCGCAGTCGCCTCGCCGACCGCGCACCGGATCTGGTGCTCTGCGACATCCTGATGCCGGACGGCAACGGGCTCGAGCTGCTGCGCGAGATCAAGACCGTCGACCCGCGGGTGTCGGTGGTGATGATGACCGCCTACACCTCGACCAAGAGCGCCCTCGACGCGATGAAGGCCGGGGCCTACGACTACGTGTCGAAGCCGTTCGACGTCGAGGAGCTCAAGCTCCTGGTGCAGAAAGCCCTCGAGCAGACGCAGCTCGTCGACGAGAACGCCTATCTCAAGGGCGAGCTGGCGCGGCAGTACACCTTCTCGAACATCATCGGGCGCTCGCGACCGATGCAGAACGTCTTCGCGCTGATCGAGCGCGTGGCGCGGACCGCCTCGACCGTGCTCGTCTCGGGGGAGAGCGGCACCGGCAAGGAGCTCATCGCCCGGGCCATCCACTTCGCCAGCCCGCGCTCCGGCCATCGCTTCCTCTCGCTCAACTGCGGGGCCCTGCCGGAGAACCTGCTCGAGAGCGAGCTCTTCGGCCACGAGCGCGGCTCCTTCACCGGCGCCGTGCGGGAGAAGAAGGGCCTCTTCCAGGAGGCACACCGCGGCACCCTCTTCCTCGACGAGATCGGCGAGATGTCGCTACCGATGCAGGTCAAGCTGCTCCGGGCGCTGCAGGAGCGCGTGGTGCGCAAGGTGGGCGGCACGCAGGAGGAGCCGGTCGACGTCCGCATCATCGCCGCCACCAACCAGAACCTCGCCGAGAAGCTCGCCCGCGGCGAGTTCCGCGAGGACCTCTACTACCGCATCAACGTCATCCCCATCGCCCTGCCGCCGCTGCGCGAGCGGCGCGAGGACGTGCCGCTGCTCGTCGACTTCTTCCTGCAGAAGTACTGCCGCCAGCTCGCCCTGTCGCCCCGGCGCATCTCCCAGGAGGCGATGCGCCGCCTCGAGGCCTACGCCTGGCCGGGCAACGTCCGCGAGCTGGAGAACGCGATGGAGCGCGCCCTGGCGTTGTCGAGCGCCGAGACGATCACCACCGAGGACTTGCCGCAGCACATCCTCGCTCCACCGCGTCCGGAGGGGCCCGGGACGGCCCTGCCGGCGGAGGGGCTCGACCTCGAGGCCCATCTCGACCGCCTCCGCCTCGAGCTGATGCGCCAGGCGCTCGAACGCACCGGCGGCCGACAGACCCAGGCCGCCGAGCTGCTCGGCATGACCTTCCGCTCCTTCCGCTACTTCGCCAAGAAGGGCGGTCTGGCGACCGGACGCCCGGGCAGCGAATCGGCGGACGAATCCGCGTGA
- the rsgA gene encoding ribosome small subunit-dependent GTPase A yields MHRDDVDPPLPGSSPDWVEEESEQIPKHSGHGRRRSAGLRHEVDRLQRLAGPVEREAPRRRALVIAVSRGACTVDLDGAAVVCALHPRLAGLQRSEIATGDEVEIELRPGANPLAVAVVPRRSVLSRPDPHAREVERVVVANIDVVVVVASLRRPPLRAGLVDRYLVAVARGGATPLLAVNKVDLADADRAADPELAVLADYAALELPVVLCSAETGEGIAELRSRLAGKTCAFVGHSGVGKSSLLNAIDPSLALAIGEVSAGRPIGRHTTRQATLHRLAGGTRVIDTPGIRELGLWRVAPRELATFFPELAAVATGCRYADCTHSHEPSCAVRDAVAAGEIPAGRFAVYSRILASLAADEG; encoded by the coding sequence ATGCACCGCGACGACGTCGATCCGCCGCTTCCCGGCTCTTCACCCGACTGGGTCGAGGAGGAGAGCGAGCAGATCCCCAAGCACTCCGGGCACGGACGCCGGCGCTCCGCCGGATTGCGTCACGAGGTTGACCGGCTGCAGCGCCTCGCCGGACCGGTCGAGCGCGAGGCCCCCCGCCGCCGCGCGCTGGTCATCGCCGTCTCGCGCGGCGCCTGCACGGTCGACCTCGACGGCGCGGCGGTCGTCTGCGCCCTGCATCCCCGCCTCGCCGGGCTGCAGCGGAGCGAGATCGCCACCGGCGACGAGGTCGAGATCGAGCTGCGACCGGGAGCGAATCCGCTCGCCGTCGCCGTCGTCCCGCGGCGCAGCGTTCTCTCGCGGCCCGACCCGCACGCCCGCGAGGTCGAGCGCGTCGTGGTCGCCAACATCGACGTGGTCGTGGTGGTCGCTTCGCTGCGCCGGCCGCCGCTGCGTGCCGGACTCGTCGACCGCTATCTCGTCGCCGTCGCCCGCGGCGGCGCGACGCCGCTGCTGGCGGTCAACAAGGTCGACCTCGCCGATGCCGATCGCGCCGCCGACCCCGAGCTCGCGGTGCTCGCCGACTACGCCGCCCTGGAGCTGCCGGTCGTCCTCTGCTCGGCGGAGACCGGCGAAGGAATCGCCGAGCTGCGCTCGCGGCTCGCCGGGAAGACCTGCGCCTTCGTCGGGCATAGCGGCGTCGGCAAGAGCTCGCTGCTCAACGCGATCGACCCCTCGCTGGCGCTGGCGATCGGCGAGGTCTCGGCGGGGCGGCCGATCGGGCGGCACACGACGCGCCAGGCGACACTCCACCGGCTCGCCGGCGGGACGCGCGTCATCGACACCCCGGGGATTCGCGAGCTCGGGCTGTGGCGCGTCGCCCCCCGCGAGCTCGCCACCTTCTTTCCCGAGCTTGCCGCCGTCGCGACGGGCTGCCGCTACGCCGACTGCACCCACTCCCACGAGCCGTCGTGTGCGGTCCGCGACGCCGTTGCCGCCGGAGAGATCCCGGCCGGACGCTTCGCCGTCTATTCGCGCATCCTCGCCTCGCTCGCCGCCGACGAGGGTTGA